One segment of Falco peregrinus isolate bFalPer1 chromosome 4, bFalPer1.pri, whole genome shotgun sequence DNA contains the following:
- the WASF3 gene encoding actin-binding protein WASF3 isoform X1 produces MPLVKRNIEPRHLCRGALPEGITSELECVTNSTLAAIIRQLSSLSKHAEDIFGELFNEANSFYIRANSLQDRIDRLAVKVTQLDSTVEEVSLQDINMKKAFKSSTIQDQQVVSKNSIPNPVADIYNQSDKPPPLNILSPYRDDKKDGLKFYTDPSYFFDLWKEKMLQDTEDKRKEKRRQKEQKRIDGTTREVKKVRKARNRRQEWNMMAYDKELRPDNRLSQSVYHGASSEGSLSPDTRSHASDVTDYSYPATPNHSLHQQIAMPSYGTGDGPQYMAASQSHEHEYRPPSTTVRHATLNRPQQPPPPPPQPSDGQHSSVPVVPAEYGMLPAQMVDYYNPAGPPPPPPPPMIPSAQTAFVSPLQLPVPPSHSGLVTGSTYAATHPPPSSGLVVTAPPPPGPPPPPPGPPAAGSSLSSSPMHAPPVTEAKRHEPAQPPVSDARSDLLAAIRMGIQLKKVQEQREQEAKREPVGNDVATILSRRIAVEYSDSDDDSEFDENDWSD; encoded by the exons ATGCCTTTGGTGAAAAGGAACATTGAACCACGGCATCTCTGCCGAGGAGCTCTGCCAGAGGGAATTACAAGTGAACTGGAATGTGTAACAAATAGTACCCTTGCTGCTATCATACGCCAGCTAAGCAGCTTAA GCAAACATGCTGAAGACATATTTGGTGAATTGTTTAATGAGGCCAACAGCTTCTACATCAGAGCAAATTCCCTTCAAGACAGAATCGATCGCCTTGCTGTCAAAGTTACCCAGCTGGATTCAACAGTAGAAGAGG TATCATTACAGGATATCAACATgaaaaaagcattcaaaagcTCAACTATTCAAGATCAGCAGGTAGTTTCAAAGAACAGCATTCCTAACCCAGTGGCGGATATTTATAATCAGAGTGACAAACCACCACCTCTGAATATTCTTTCACCTTATAG GGATGATAAGAAGGATGGATTGAAGTTCTATACTGatccttcatatttttttgatctttggaaagaaaaaatgttacaaGATACTGAAGATAAGcgaaaagaaaagaggagacaAAAG GAGCAAAAGCGTATAGATGGCACCACCCGTGAGGTGAAAAAGGTTAGAAAAGCCAGGAACAGACGCCAGGAGTGGAATATGATGGCATATGACAAAGAGCTTAGACCTGACAACAGGTTGTCTCAAAGTGTGTACCATGGAGCATCTTCCGAGGGATCACTGTCCCCAGATACTAG GTCCCATGCATCTGATGTTACAGATTATTCTTATCCTGCTACTCCGAATCATTCCCTCCATCAGCAGATAGCAATGCCTTCATATGGAACAGGAGATGGTCCGCAGTACATGGCAGCATCCCAAAGCCATGAGCATGAATACAGACCACCTTCCACCACTGTACGACATGCTACTTTAAACAGACCTCAACAaccacctccacctccacccCAGCCTTCAGATGGCCAACATAGCTCAGTACCTGTGGTACCAGCAGAATATGG GATGCTTCCAGCTCAGATGGTGGATTATTACAATCCTGCCGgtcctccccctcctcctcctccccctatGATTCCTTCAGCACAAACTGCATTTGTTAGTCCCCTTCAGCTTCCTGTGCCGCCTTCCCATTCTGGACTGGTGACTGGCTCTACATACGCAGCTACTCATCCTCCTCCTTCTAGTGGGCTCGTTgtcactgctcctcctcctcctggtccccctcctccccctccaggccctcctgcagcaggttcgtccctctcttcctccccaaTGCATGCCCCTCCAGTTACAGAGGCAAAACGTCACGAGCCTGCGCAGCCGCCAGTAAGTGATGCACGGAGCGATCTTCTTGCTGCCATTCGAATGG GAATCCAGCTGAAAAAGGTACAGGAGCAACGTGAGCAAGAAGCAAAGCGAGAGCCTGTTGGAAACGATGTGGCAACCATCCTTTCAAGACGCATTGCCGTGGAATACAGTGATTCTGATGACGATTCAGAGTTTGACGAGAACGATTGGTCAGATTGA
- the WASF3 gene encoding actin-binding protein WASF3 isoform X2 produces MPLVKRNIEPRHLCRGALPEGITSELECVTNSTLAAIIRQLSSLSKHAEDIFGELFNEANSFYIRANSLQDRIDRLAVKVTQLDSTVEEVSLQDINMKKAFKSSTIQDQQVVSKNSIPNPVADIYNQSDKPPPLNILSPYRDDKKDGLKFYTDPSYFFDLWKEKMLQDTEDKRKEKRRQKREKHKLNPNRNQQINVRKVRTRKEEWERRKMGIEFMSDAKKMEQAGSMKEDKMPKGSHASDVTDYSYPATPNHSLHQQIAMPSYGTGDGPQYMAASQSHEHEYRPPSTTVRHATLNRPQQPPPPPPQPSDGQHSSVPVVPAEYGMLPAQMVDYYNPAGPPPPPPPPMIPSAQTAFVSPLQLPVPPSHSGLVTGSTYAATHPPPSSGLVVTAPPPPGPPPPPPGPPAAGSSLSSSPMHAPPVTEAKRHEPAQPPVSDARSDLLAAIRMGIQLKKVQEQREQEAKREPVGNDVATILSRRIAVEYSDSDDDSEFDENDWSD; encoded by the exons ATGCCTTTGGTGAAAAGGAACATTGAACCACGGCATCTCTGCCGAGGAGCTCTGCCAGAGGGAATTACAAGTGAACTGGAATGTGTAACAAATAGTACCCTTGCTGCTATCATACGCCAGCTAAGCAGCTTAA GCAAACATGCTGAAGACATATTTGGTGAATTGTTTAATGAGGCCAACAGCTTCTACATCAGAGCAAATTCCCTTCAAGACAGAATCGATCGCCTTGCTGTCAAAGTTACCCAGCTGGATTCAACAGTAGAAGAGG TATCATTACAGGATATCAACATgaaaaaagcattcaaaagcTCAACTATTCAAGATCAGCAGGTAGTTTCAAAGAACAGCATTCCTAACCCAGTGGCGGATATTTATAATCAGAGTGACAAACCACCACCTCTGAATATTCTTTCACCTTATAG GGATGATAAGAAGGATGGATTGAAGTTCTATACTGatccttcatatttttttgatctttggaaagaaaaaatgttacaaGATACTGAAGATAAGcgaaaagaaaagaggagacaAAAG AGAGAGAAACACAAGCTGAATCCAAACAGAAACCAGCAAATTAATGTGAGAAAAGtgagaacaagaaaagaagagtgggagagaaggaaaatgggtaTTGAGTTCATGAGTGACgcaaagaaaatggaacagGCAGGAAGCATGAAAGAGGACAAAATGCCCAAAGG GTCCCATGCATCTGATGTTACAGATTATTCTTATCCTGCTACTCCGAATCATTCCCTCCATCAGCAGATAGCAATGCCTTCATATGGAACAGGAGATGGTCCGCAGTACATGGCAGCATCCCAAAGCCATGAGCATGAATACAGACCACCTTCCACCACTGTACGACATGCTACTTTAAACAGACCTCAACAaccacctccacctccacccCAGCCTTCAGATGGCCAACATAGCTCAGTACCTGTGGTACCAGCAGAATATGG GATGCTTCCAGCTCAGATGGTGGATTATTACAATCCTGCCGgtcctccccctcctcctcctccccctatGATTCCTTCAGCACAAACTGCATTTGTTAGTCCCCTTCAGCTTCCTGTGCCGCCTTCCCATTCTGGACTGGTGACTGGCTCTACATACGCAGCTACTCATCCTCCTCCTTCTAGTGGGCTCGTTgtcactgctcctcctcctcctggtccccctcctccccctccaggccctcctgcagcaggttcgtccctctcttcctccccaaTGCATGCCCCTCCAGTTACAGAGGCAAAACGTCACGAGCCTGCGCAGCCGCCAGTAAGTGATGCACGGAGCGATCTTCTTGCTGCCATTCGAATGG GAATCCAGCTGAAAAAGGTACAGGAGCAACGTGAGCAAGAAGCAAAGCGAGAGCCTGTTGGAAACGATGTGGCAACCATCCTTTCAAGACGCATTGCCGTGGAATACAGTGATTCTGATGACGATTCAGAGTTTGACGAGAACGATTGGTCAGATTGA